CCGGCTTCCCGGCTTCGTCCCTACCGCGCCTTCTGGCCGAAGAGCACGGACTGGGCGTCCTTGTCCGATGCCAGGTTCATCTTTTCGCGCTCCTCCTGCCCCACGGCGATGCCGGCCTTGACCGCCGGTCGCGCCATCACCGCCTCGTACCAGCGCTTCAGATTGGGAAAATCGTCGAGGTTCTGTCCCTGCGCCTCATGCGAGCGAACCCAGCCGACCGAGGCCATGTCGGCGATCGAATAGGCGCCGCCGAGATAGTCCGCCTCGCCCAGCCGCGTGTTCATGACGCCGTAGAGCCGGTTGACCTCGTTGGTGTAGCGGTCGATGCCGTAGGCGATCTTTTCCGGCGCGTAATTGCGGAAGTGATGCGCCTGGCCCGCCATCGGCCCCAGCCCGCCGACCTG
This window of the Martelella lutilitoris genome carries:
- a CDS encoding glutathione S-transferase N-terminal domain-containing protein; this encodes MTAPIELFYWPTPNGYKITIYLEEAGVPYNVNYVNIGKGDQFKPEFLKISPNNRMPAIVDPQGPGGKPISVFESGAILQYLGRKYKKFYPETERERVAVEEWLFWQVGGLGPMAGQAHHFRNYAPEKIAYGIDRYTNEVNRLYGVMNTRLGEADYLGGAYSIADMASVGWVRSHEAQGQNLDDFPNLKRWYEAVMARPAVKAGIAVGQEEREKMNLASDKDAQSVLFGQKAR